TCCAGGTATTGAATTTCGGCAATTGGTTTCAAGCCACGCAATGCCAATCCGATTCCCTGACCAACTATCGTCATTTCACGGATCCCCGTATCTGTGATTCGCAGGTCACCATATTTGGCTTGCAATCCGGCAAAACCCTGATTTACATCACCAATCGCGCCTAAATCTTCACCAAAGGCAACCAGACGAGGGTCACGGCCAAAGTTTGCATCAAAGCAAGCATTTAACAGTTCTCGTCCATCCACCATTTTACTGGATTCTGTGTATTCAGGCTCAAGTACGTTCACTAAAAACGGACTTTCGTTACCATCTGTAAACAGTTTTGACGTATAACGCTCCAGGTTCATTCCACTTTGTTCGTTGTACCACTCCAACAGCGCATTTCTATTGTCCGATGGGTGTTGCAGGCTTAAACGCAATGCTTTTCTGGCAGAGGAAATTACTTCTTTGCGTTGAGCATCCGGCGTATTGGCCAGCTGAGTAGTAATTTTAATCAGCGCAGGGTTTCCTTTTGCCAAAGTATTGATCAGCTCAATGGCCTGATCTTTTTCTGTTTTTATATCAGCCAGGAATTCATTCCATGCTTCTTTCTGTGTTTCACGAACAAATTTCTTTGCTGTATCTTCCAGGGCAACCAGTTCTTCCTCAGGAATAATGGCAGATTCGATCATCCATTTGCGCATCTGGGCAATACAATCGTATTCTTTCTCCCAGTCTAAACGGTCTTTATCTTTATATCTCTCATGTGAGCCTGAAGTAGAATGACCTTGCGGCTGCGTCACCTCTGTTACATGAATCATGACCGGAACATGTTCTGTTCTGCAGACATCAATGGCTCGCTGATACGTTTCACATAAAGCCGGGTAATCCCAGCCTCTTACTTTATATATTTCGTAACCAGCTGCATTTTCATCCCGTTGGAAGCCTTTCAGAATCTCTGAGATGTCTTCTTTAGTGGTTTGATATTTTGCAGGAACTGAAATCCCATAAGCATCGTCCCAGATGGAAATTGCCATTGGAATTTGTAATACACCGGCAGCATTGATGGCTTCAAAGAATACTCCTTCCGAGGTAGAAGCATTACCAATCGTTCCAAAAGCCACTTCATTTCCATTTACGGAGAAGTTTTTAAGGTATTCCAATTCCGGATTCTGTCTGAATAATTTCGAAGCATAACCTAATCCGACTAACCTGGCCATTTGTCCGCCTGTAGGAGCGATATCGGATGAACAGTTTTTCATCGCGGTAAGGTCTTTCCAGCTTCCGTCCTCATTAATGGAGCGGGTAGCAAAATGACAGTTCATTTGTCTGCCTGCTGAGGCAGGTTCAGCTTCAACGCTAGGGTTGGCATATAGTTGGGCAAAAAATTCTTTGATGGTACAAATGCCTGTAGCAAATGCAAAAGTCTGATCTCTGTAATATCCCGAGCGCCAATCTCCATTCTTAAAAGCTTTGGCCATGGCGATCTGAGGAATCTCCTTACCATCACCAAAAATACCAAACTTAGCCTTACCTGTTAAAACCTCCTTACGACCTAATAAACTGGCTTGTCTACTTTCAAAAGCTATTTTATAATCGTTTACCACAATGGTTTTGAAGTCCTCAAAACTTAACTCTGAAGCGTCAATGGGATTGGTAGTAGGTTTTATATCCGGCATCATAAGCAATATTAGTTAGGCGACAAAGATACATAAAATCTAAAGTATGACTTATGGCTGTCGGGTAATTTATATATTGGAATACTTTTTGATTTATGAATCAAAAGATTAAATTTGCTTTAAAACACCATAATCATGAAAAAGTTATTACTATTATTTACATTAATTTTAGGAGTAAGTGTTGCAACTAACGCTCAAACAAAACCTGCTGAGTTCAAATTTGAAAAAGAGCTTCACGATTTTGGTAAAATCCCATTGAACAAAGCTGCGACGGTTGAATTTAAGTTCACCAATGTTGGCGATCAGCCATTAATTCTTACTAAAGTAGAGACTACTTGTGGATGTACAGTCCCTGAATATACCCAAACTCCGGTTAAAAAAGGAGAATCAGGTGTAATTAAGGTTACCTATAACCCAACTGGTGCCGCTATGCCATTTAGCAAAAGCATTACCATTTCTTCCAATGCAAAAACCACTACTAAGGTGTTGTATATTAAAGGAGAAACTGTAGCTGCCAGTACCAAGTAAAATTTTTAAAGATATTTCTTATTAAGACCTCGTTAATCAACGAGGTTTTTTATTTTTGCGACATGCCTAACATTTCAGAAAAAGGGATACAAATGCCCGCCTCGCCGATTAGAAAACTGACTCCATTTGCTGATAAAGCAAAGAAAGATGGTAAAAAAGTCTATCATTTGAATATTGGTCAGCCCGATATTGCTACTCCAGAGGGCATGTTAAATGCCATCAAAAATATTGATTTCAATGTTTGGGCCTATACCCCATCAGAAGGTACTTTATCCTATAGAAGCAAATTAGCTGAATATTACAATAAACTGGGTTATAACATTACCCCTGAAGACATCTTAGTGACTGTAGGTGGATCTGAAGCGATTACCATTGCCATGCAGACCTGTGTCAACGAAGGTGATGAGATCATCATTCCTGAGCCTTTTTATGCGAATTACAATGGTTTTGCCTGTATGAGTAATGTAGTGGTAAAACCAATTTTGTCTTATATTGAGAACGGTTTTGCACTCCCTCCTATTGCGGAGTTTGAAAAACTGATTACAGATCGTACTAAAGCGATTATCATCTGTAACCCGAATAACCCAACCGGTTATTTATATTCTAAAGAAGAACTGGAAGCATTAAAAGCATTGTGTCTGAAATACGACTTGTTTTTGTTCTCTGATGAGGCTTACCGTGAGTTCTGCTATGATGGAAAAGCGTTTATCTCTCCAATGCATCTGGACGGAATCGACGAAAATGTAGTGATTATGGATACCGTATCCAAAAGATACAGTGCCTGCGGTGCAAGATTGGGCTGCCTGATCACCAAAAATAAAGAAGTGATCAAATCGGGATTAAAGTTTGCTCAGGCAAGGTTAAGTCCGGGTATGGTGGAACAGATTGCCGGTACCGCAGCCGTAGATACTCCTGATAGTTATTTTGAAGCAGTAAATAAAGAATATACTTTACGCAGAGATACGATTGTAAAAAGATTAAATGCAATCGAAGGTGTTTTCTGTCCGAATCCGGGTGGTGCATTTTATGTAGTAGCTAAACTTCCGATTGATGATGCTGATGTTTTTTGTCAGTGGATGCTGGAAAGCTTTGAGCATGAGGGACAAACGGTAATGATGGCTCCTGCTACAGGATTTTATTCGACCGCTGGTTCAGGAAAAAATGAAGTAAGAATGGCTTATGTCCTGAATACTGATGACCTGAATAAATCAATGGATTGTCTGGAAATTGCATTAAAAAAGTACCCTGGTAGAACATTAGCGTAATTTTTTGTATATTTGTTGTTCTAACAATGGGGCCGTTTTGGATTTGACAGGGTGGCGCTACGTATGTTAGCATGCAGTGCGTTGTACGGAGAGCACTTTAAAGAGAACGTTCACACTATAATTGGCGAAAATAACTACGCCTTAGCTGCCTAATTTAGAATTAGCTTAGCTTTTGTCCCTCTGACTGCTGCGATGTTAGGTTAGAATATGGGGCATCGAAATAACAACGCTGGCCGCTGTAGGGTACGATACAGTAGCGAGATAAAGTACCTAAGGAAAAAGGCAAGGTAGGTTTCCGGCCCGTCTGCTCCCGAAAATTAAATGGAAAACAAGCATGTAGAAGGCATAACTTATCACACAACTGGACAAGGGTTCGAACCCCTTCGGCTCCACAAACAACAAAGAAAACGGCTAAGAATTAATTCTTAGCCGTTTTCTTTTTACGGCATCTTAGCGTTAAAATTTATTTATTGTATTTACATTTACACTTTTGTGTATATAAAATACATCTATTAGAAATAAATAATAAAAAAAATACAATTAAATGAAAAAACAATTATTAACGCTCTTAAGCATTATACTTATAATTACCGCTTGCAGCAAGAACGAATCAGAACCAACAAAGGAGAAAGAGATAAGTCTGGGTAACGATTCTTTGGTTAACCGATTAAAATTGAAACCTAATGATAAGGAAGGTTTAATCATTAAATTACAAATTCTTAAAGACAGCAAAGGTGCTTACCTGGTTTTGGGAGAAAAAAACAAGAAATATTGGTTAGGCTACTTTGATCGTAACGGGAATGAATTATCTACAAAAGTATTTGATGATCCGACTGAAATGAAAGGACCTTATGGGGCAATTATAAAATTGACAGAAACCCTCTACTATGATCTTATAGAAGTAAGTGGAACTATTTATATCAACAGGCAACTGAGAGATGATGTTCTTTCCCGAAATCCATTTGTTGAATCCCTTATTCGAATAAATACGAATTCCAGGGCGATTACGAATGAATATACTGAGATAGATGGAAAATCTTCTATGACATCATTTATCGGCCCTTGGTTCGATGGTACAGTGCTAATTTAACTTCAAGGATGAACATAAGAACAGGCAAACTATTGAATTAAGATTCTTTCCGCCTCTTTATCTATATAAAAAACGGTTAAGATTAACATCTTAACCGTTTTTTATTGAAAATTAAGTCACTTACCTCATTAAGCAGCTCATGATGTAATCGTCATATTATTTTACCACATAAAGCTTCGGCCCTTTGATTCCTCGCTTTTCGTAGTTGTCTTTATTCATTTTAAAATGAAGTTCAGTCATTAGGTTTAGATATTGCTCTATACTCTCTAACCCAACTTCCTTTCTTCGCTTGCTCAACGACTCTGGTTTTTCTGTTGGTTTTGGAATTGCCTGGCAGCTATCCGTATTATAAGTTACTTGTGTTCCGTACAGTTGATTACGACCTGAATTAATTCTTACCCTATCGGTCAGATAAGCATAATTTCCACTGGATGCATTTTTCCTAAGCACCTGTTTTTTCATGGCCTTCAATACTTTTTGCTGAAAATCCGGCCAGTTATCCATATGTTGGACCAATAACCAGAAATGGTGTGAACCTTCTTTTCCTACCAGGTCAAATCCAGGATATCCATGTTTTGAAAGAATCTTTTGAAGCTGGTCATGATGAGCGGTAAATACACTGTCCCGAAATTTCTCTCTGTTAGGATCATTGAGTGCATATTTAGGTTGAAATCCGGCTACTTTCTGGTCCCAGACTACCATTTTCTCCAGTGTGTCTTTAAGTGCTGTATTTATTTGGGCAAAGACGCTGATGTTATTTAAAAAAATCAGGATCAGGATAATTTTTTTCATAATTGATCTGTTTTGCCCAAGATAATTCATTATGACTTTAATTACCAATTTATATAATGGAATTTCCTGCGGCGTAATATTTATCAATTAGAAGAAGCCAGTTGTAAGTTCTGAAAGTTACAACTGGCTGTATGCATTATTCGAGTAAGGTTCCTGAGGAGTTACCTGCGTTCCAATTTCCATATTGTACACTCCCGTCTTCCCGTAGGGAATACAATCTTAAATCACCACTAGACACATTACTATCTAAGTACGTCGTCCTCCATTTCCTGAGGTCATTATTTATCCAGTCTTTCGCCTCTACTGCACCCGATTCCCAGCCAATTGAACTATTCTCACCAGAATATGTAATCCATAGCTTACTGGTTCCAACTTCTCTCATCACCGGTGGTTTCAGCAGAAAATACAATAACACTGCAACTATGGCTATAACAACTCCAGCAGGAGAGCCCGCTATTGGAGCCAGAGGGAAAAATACCGTAAAGAAACCTCCGGTAGCAACACTAGATAATGATGTCACTACTGTGGAAGTAATCCATACTGCTTCGACACTTGCCAATGTTGCCCAGCTTTTTATACGCGCCCACTGACTAACAGATGATGACTTTATTACTACAATTAAGTTCTGACCATTATAAGCTATTTCTGCCTTAACATTATTCTTCCAGACATTATTACTATTGCTATTTATTCTGTACCTGCCTTTATATTTAATGGATTTAGGTTCAATTCCAGGGCTTCGATACTCATCTGAAATAACATTCGGACGATCGACCATCCATACGATCACTTCTTCTACTTCATAGTTTTTATATCGATCATTTCCACCTACTGTCCAGCTTCTTGGAGCAACGACGGTTAATGTCAGGCTGTAAGCTTTATATTTTGGAGTAGGATGTGATTCCGCCTTTTTCCTGGTTACTGCAAAACTCCGGATCATATCCACATCTCCATCTCTCAGTCCAGAATGGGTTGATATACCAGAAGTCAAGGATCTGCTATTACCAAAATAATCCACCTCAACCAATGATATAGCATAAGTTTTAAAATAATTGTAATTATCTGAACTCTTGTTCCAGATCCCTAGGACGATTGCATCAAAGGCACCATCTCCGGTCTTTTCTACATATTGCAAGGTTACAGGTAGCCAAAACCCATTCAAGCTACTGTCTTTCGCGGTCAATAGATCAACCAGAGATCCAGGATTTAACGGAACGCAGTTCGCATTATTTACTCCACCTCCCTCCACAGGCTTATAAGCCCATTCATCATCATCAACCTGCGATCCACCAGCTCTATATCCCTGTTGGTTAAATATTTTTACACTTTTAAAAGATCCCCCGGAATAGACTGCAAAGAAACCACCTGTATCCCTCCACTGTACTAACATGGGCATATTTAAGAGTTCTCTTCCCATATCATAACCGGTTTGCGGATTATTCATCTGCCCGGCTACAATTGTCCCTATCGGATTTGTGCCGGTGGAGGTATCATACAACATGACCACATGCTTGTCTGCATACGCGCACAGCAATAAATTACCGAATTTAGAGATGTCAGTGGGTATCCCCATATCTGATTTCCTCAGCGTTATAGTGACAGGGCATCCTGTGGTTTGGGTAATTTCTCCATTTGTAATTACTGCGTAAGGATCCAATGTATTCTCAGAACTAAAGAAATAACCATCAGCTATTACTGTCATTTGATAATTGCTGTAATATTTTCTGGTATCCTTATTGAAATATAGTTTCTTAGCTACCCTTGGTGAAGAGCAGGGAGAAGATGCTGAGACTTCCCACATATTAAATATTAATGGTGCAGACGGATAATTTGAAAAATCCGAGTGCTTTGGTGATATACAATGTGCCATATTCTATTCTAAAATTTTAGTAAACATATTCTGTTATAGGTGCTCTTACTACTGGTTCCGGATAGTAGTTACCGCAGTCGTAAATTGTGTATTTACCACTATAGCCAGCGGTTCCGTTCAAAATCACGACAGGATAATCATCAATGAAGAAAGTAAAGTCGGGGTGATCTGTTACCGGTGTACCGCTGGCATTTACGACAGTGAGGTATAACCACATTGCTTGTATTGAGCCACTATTAGGTCCGTATCCGCAATCGGCAGACGTCGTCTCAGAACTTCTGCTATCAGTGTAAAAGAATGCAGAAACTCCACTTCCGCTTTCTCCACTTTCGTTATCTCCATCCATACATGAGCCATAAGTTTCAAATTGCATAAATGCATAGCGCAGATAGGTAAGGGAATTGTTTGACCATGCATTTATTCCATACCTTCCTTGATCATTATTATTGAATTTTGATAAAGTAACCGCAGCATCATCAACCCCATTGGCTACATTACCAAAGAGTGCCAGTTCAAATGATTTATACTTTCCCCACCTATTGACCTGACTTATTGACCAACCAGACACAGGTTGTGGCTGGCTGTAAATAGTTGAAGCATATTGTGTGGATGACCATTTGCTTTCTAACCAAGCGTAAAATGTCCCCCGATTAAACGGGAAAGCCGGAAAGTATCGTCCTGTCGTAATATAAAACTGAGGACCGAAGCCTTCCTTAATATCTTCTGCACTGATAGCTCCTTTCCACCAGGAAAATATATCCTGGGCTTGTCCAAGCGATCCGCTTGATTTTATGTTATTTGGATATGCCATTTTTTTTAATTTTCAGTTTATTTAATTTATTAATTACATCCGCCATCGTGATACAGTTGAATGTCTAAGTCTGCATGGTCGGATTCGTATCAAAAACAATAACCCCGCGGCTGATCTCCGTTAGCATATGAGCAGCGCAACGGGATTATCATTTAAGAAATGAAAGCGTTATTTTTTGGCGGACTATCGATATTAATTTCCCGCCCTGAGACTTTCCAGCTGTGACTTTAATTCTTTCACAGCCTCAATTAACAGAGGAACAACTTTCTCGTATTGGATAGTCATGTAGTGCTCACCAGACTTACTTTTTCCATCAGCTATATTGGTGTCGAATGGAGCAAGCCTAACCGCTTCTGGCAGAACTTCTTTAAGTTCCTGAGCAATAAGCCCAACCTGCA
This region of Pedobacter steynii genomic DNA includes:
- a CDS encoding alpha-ketoacid dehydrogenase subunit alpha/beta, which produces MMPDIKPTTNPIDASELSFEDFKTIVVNDYKIAFESRQASLLGRKEVLTGKAKFGIFGDGKEIPQIAMAKAFKNGDWRSGYYRDQTFAFATGICTIKEFFAQLYANPSVEAEPASAGRQMNCHFATRSINEDGSWKDLTAMKNCSSDIAPTGGQMARLVGLGYASKLFRQNPELEYLKNFSVNGNEVAFGTIGNASTSEGVFFEAINAAGVLQIPMAISIWDDAYGISVPAKYQTTKEDISEILKGFQRDENAAGYEIYKVRGWDYPALCETYQRAIDVCRTEHVPVMIHVTEVTQPQGHSTSGSHERYKDKDRLDWEKEYDCIAQMRKWMIESAIIPEEELVALEDTAKKFVRETQKEAWNEFLADIKTEKDQAIELINTLAKGNPALIKITTQLANTPDAQRKEVISSARKALRLSLQHPSDNRNALLEWYNEQSGMNLERYTSKLFTDGNESPFLVNVLEPEYTESSKMVDGRELLNACFDANFGRDPRLVAFGEDLGAIGDVNQGFAGLQAKYGDLRITDTGIREMTIVGQGIGLALRGLKPIAEIQYLDYLLFALNVLSDDLASLSYRTKAGQKAPVIIRTRGHRLEGVWHSGSPIGMILGSLRGLHICVPRNMTQAAGMYNTLFRSDEPALVIECLNGYRLKEKLPENVGEFTVPLGKAELIKEGSDLTIVSYGSTLRIVEEAAEELAQFGISVEIIDPQTLLPFDTDQLCAKSLSKTNKLLVVDEDVPGGGTAFILQQILEEQKGYYSLDGQPKTLSAKAHRPPYGSDGDYFSKPSVDDVVETVYQMMHDHNAVKYPAIF
- a CDS encoding DUF1573 domain-containing protein produces the protein MKKLLLLFTLILGVSVATNAQTKPAEFKFEKELHDFGKIPLNKAATVEFKFTNVGDQPLILTKVETTCGCTVPEYTQTPVKKGESGVIKVTYNPTGAAMPFSKSITISSNAKTTTKVLYIKGETVAASTK
- a CDS encoding pyridoxal phosphate-dependent aminotransferase, which codes for MPNISEKGIQMPASPIRKLTPFADKAKKDGKKVYHLNIGQPDIATPEGMLNAIKNIDFNVWAYTPSEGTLSYRSKLAEYYNKLGYNITPEDILVTVGGSEAITIAMQTCVNEGDEIIIPEPFYANYNGFACMSNVVVKPILSYIENGFALPPIAEFEKLITDRTKAIIICNPNNPTGYLYSKEELEALKALCLKYDLFLFSDEAYREFCYDGKAFISPMHLDGIDENVVIMDTVSKRYSACGARLGCLITKNKEVIKSGLKFAQARLSPGMVEQIAGTAAVDTPDSYFEAVNKEYTLRRDTIVKRLNAIEGVFCPNPGGAFYVVAKLPIDDADVFCQWMLESFEHEGQTVMMAPATGFYSTAGSGKNEVRMAYVLNTDDLNKSMDCLEIALKKYPGRTLA
- a CDS encoding DUF6624 domain-containing protein yields the protein MKKIILILIFLNNISVFAQINTALKDTLEKMVVWDQKVAGFQPKYALNDPNREKFRDSVFTAHHDQLQKILSKHGYPGFDLVGKEGSHHFWLLVQHMDNWPDFQQKVLKAMKKQVLRKNASSGNYAYLTDRVRINSGRNQLYGTQVTYNTDSCQAIPKPTEKPESLSKRRKEVGLESIEQYLNLMTELHFKMNKDNYEKRGIKGPKLYVVK